A stretch of DNA from Hydrogenophaga sp. SL48:
TCGCGCCGCCGGCTGCACGAGCTGGTGCACGGCCAGCGCGCGATGTCGCCCGACACCGCCATCCGCTGCGCGCGGCAGTTCGGCATCGACGCCGGCTTCTGGCTTGCGCACCAAGCTGCCTGGGACAGCTTCCACGCCTGGAAGCGCCTGTGCGCGCCGACGCCTTC
This window harbors:
- a CDS encoding HigA family addiction module antitoxin → MKPVAASWTIPPRGVPVRTPMHPGRLLARTCLAPLGLSQSEAARVLGLSRRRLHELVHGQRAMSPDTAIRCARQFGIDAGFWLAHQAAWDSFHAWKRLCAPTPSSSH